A window of Fibrobacter sp. UWH6 contains these coding sequences:
- a CDS encoding beta-galactosidase encodes MKRISLFGIAACFALGLVACGDDGNSTNAANEVSSSSESIILESSSSDEITSGSASGNTTKIAYTLKPFKGPLPNPHKGFTLLTEGAWNFVPEFRYGPDKNGAWDLITYGSGYQRWDKLNPGKGVYDWSELEDLLNVLQEHGLGYALRVFPYSPWYITGNDTPTSEYDWTPDWVYEEGAKKDYAIFQDNGARAQVPRWDDPVYLKAAKDFATAMAEKYDGDPRLEYIDVRTFGEWGEWHVSHLDGSDMPPLKVQKELLDHYASVFKKTLLALPSDAYGEIYTYALSLGITKRDDGFIGIPGTADSLVRAYEAGLPTIAENIGSYERMLTFDDREYKKWTPERWVHEITTAHLTYYVLEQESDCGFKIYSEHKDLADSLTHVIGYNFMVQQAELLTVTGDKETTNTLNITVKNTGIAPCFFDIYMVAELVNGEGEVLEQLGKTIKVSKGTFKDEMVRDFTFANSVPARLTNVAALPGVSVALSIYESEEAFKSGKNPTVRFDNDGLQANNKLLLKP; translated from the coding sequence GTGAAAAGAATTTCTTTGTTTGGTATTGCGGCTTGTTTTGCCTTAGGGTTAGTCGCATGTGGTGATGATGGAAACAGCACAAACGCAGCTAATGAAGTGTCTAGTTCCTCGGAATCTATTATTTTGGAATCAAGTTCCTCAGACGAAATCACCAGTGGTTCCGCAAGCGGTAACACTACAAAGATTGCTTACACTCTCAAACCCTTTAAAGGTCCGCTGCCCAATCCTCATAAGGGCTTTACGCTCCTTACCGAAGGTGCCTGGAATTTCGTTCCCGAATTCAGGTACGGTCCCGATAAAAATGGCGCATGGGATTTGATTACCTACGGTTCCGGATATCAGCGTTGGGACAAGTTGAATCCCGGCAAGGGAGTTTACGATTGGTCCGAACTTGAAGATTTGCTGAACGTACTTCAGGAACATGGTCTGGGTTACGCTTTGCGAGTGTTCCCTTACTCTCCCTGGTACATCACGGGTAACGATACGCCCACAAGTGAATACGACTGGACTCCTGACTGGGTTTACGAAGAGGGAGCCAAGAAGGATTACGCCATCTTTCAGGATAATGGTGCCCGCGCCCAAGTTCCCAGATGGGATGATCCTGTCTACCTGAAGGCCGCCAAGGATTTCGCTACGGCTATGGCAGAAAAGTATGATGGGGATCCCCGCCTTGAATACATTGATGTCCGTACCTTTGGTGAATGGGGCGAATGGCACGTTTCCCATCTGGATGGTAGCGATATGCCGCCCTTAAAGGTTCAGAAGGAATTGCTGGACCATTACGCTTCTGTATTCAAGAAGACTCTGCTTGCCTTGCCTTCTGATGCCTATGGCGAAATTTACACCTATGCGTTAAGCCTTGGGATTACCAAGCGTGACGACGGCTTTATTGGAATTCCCGGTACTGCAGATTCCTTGGTGCGTGCCTACGAGGCAGGGCTTCCGACTATTGCAGAAAATATTGGCAGCTACGAAAGAATGCTGACCTTTGACGATCGTGAGTACAAAAAGTGGACTCCGGAACGTTGGGTTCACGAAATTACCACAGCTCATTTGACCTACTATGTGCTGGAACAGGAAAGCGATTGCGGATTTAAAATCTACAGTGAACACAAGGACTTGGCAGATTCCCTGACCCATGTGATCGGTTACAATTTCATGGTGCAGCAGGCTGAACTTCTGACGGTTACGGGTGACAAGGAAACTACAAATACATTGAATATCACCGTAAAGAACACGGGCATTGCTCCCTGCTTCTTTGATATTTATATGGTGGCAGAATTGGTCAACGGCGAAGGCGAAGTTCTTGAACAGCTGGGTAAAACCATCAAGGTTTCCAAGGGTACTTTCAAGGACGAAATGGTTCGTGATTTTACTTTTGCTAACTCAGTTCCTGCAAGGCTGACCAATGTGGCGGCGCTGCCGGGAGTTTCTGTGGCGCTCTCTATCTACGAAAGTGAAGAAGCTTTCAAAAGCGGAAAGAATCCTACCGTACGTTTCGATAACGACGGCCTGCAGGCAAACAATAAGCTGTTGCTGAAACCGTAA
- the guaB gene encoding IMP dehydrogenase, which translates to MKILPEALTFDDVLLVPAASSVLPSQTDVSTQLAPNIKLNIPVISAAMDTVTTAPLAISIALQGGLGIIHKNMSVEEQAEEVRKVKRWQSGIVSNPVTLEADQPVSAAFEMRAAHKISGFPILKNGKLVGMLTSRDLRTISDYNVKIEKVMTKNPVTASPKISLAKAKELLAEKRIEKLPLVDNAGNLKGLITMTDILKRENNPSASLDKNGQLLVGAAVGTSANTLERVAALVDAGVDLLVIDTAHGHHIGVRNMVKTVRKKYPKLTICGGNVCTPEAVTELAKCGANIVKVGIGPGSICTTRIVAGVGYPQFSAVVECGKAARKAGVKIIADGGLKFSGDIVKALAAGGHAVMIGSMFAGTEEAPGEVILADGRSFKSYRGMGSLGAMAAGSADRYFQGGIKEPRKFVPEGIEGRVPYKGPLRDTIYQIIGGIHSAMGYAGAANLKELYDKATFVRITGAGLRESHPHDVTITKEAPNYRSEG; encoded by the coding sequence ATGAAAATTTTGCCTGAAGCTTTAACGTTTGATGACGTTCTTCTCGTTCCCGCAGCTTCCTCCGTTTTGCCGTCCCAGACAGACGTGAGCACTCAGCTTGCTCCGAACATTAAGCTCAACATCCCTGTGATCAGTGCTGCTATGGATACCGTTACTACGGCTCCCCTGGCAATCTCCATTGCTCTTCAGGGTGGTCTTGGCATTATTCACAAGAACATGAGCGTCGAAGAACAGGCCGAAGAAGTTCGCAAGGTCAAGCGCTGGCAGTCCGGTATCGTTAGCAATCCGGTGACCCTGGAAGCTGACCAGCCGGTTTCCGCTGCATTCGAAATGCGCGCTGCCCATAAGATTAGCGGTTTCCCCATTCTCAAGAATGGCAAGCTGGTGGGTATGCTCACTAGCCGCGACCTCCGCACCATCTCCGACTACAATGTGAAGATTGAAAAGGTGATGACCAAGAATCCGGTCACCGCAAGCCCGAAGATCAGCCTTGCCAAGGCTAAGGAACTCCTGGCCGAAAAGCGTATCGAAAAGCTCCCGCTGGTGGACAATGCAGGCAACCTCAAGGGCCTCATCACCATGACCGACATTCTGAAGCGCGAAAACAACCCCTCCGCAAGCCTGGACAAGAATGGCCAGTTGCTGGTGGGTGCTGCTGTCGGTACCTCTGCAAATACTCTGGAACGCGTTGCAGCCCTCGTTGACGCTGGCGTCGACCTGTTGGTGATCGACACCGCTCACGGCCATCACATCGGTGTCCGCAACATGGTGAAGACCGTCCGCAAGAAGTATCCGAAGCTCACCATCTGCGGTGGTAACGTTTGCACTCCGGAAGCTGTTACTGAACTTGCCAAGTGCGGTGCCAACATCGTTAAGGTTGGTATCGGTCCTGGCTCCATCTGTACCACCCGTATCGTGGCTGGCGTAGGTTACCCCCAGTTCTCCGCTGTTGTGGAATGCGGCAAGGCTGCACGCAAGGCTGGCGTCAAGATTATCGCTGACGGTGGTCTCAAGTTCTCTGGCGACATCGTGAAGGCTCTGGCCGCTGGCGGTCACGCCGTGATGATCGGTTCCATGTTCGCAGGTACCGAAGAAGCTCCGGGCGAAGTCATTCTCGCTGATGGCCGTAGCTTCAAGAGCTACCGCGGTATGGGCTCTCTGGGCGCCATGGCTGCAGGTTCTGCAGACCGTTACTTCCAGGGTGGCATCAAGGAACCCCGCAAGTTCGTTCCGGAAGGCATCGAAGGCCGCGTTCCTTACAAGGGACCGCTCCGCGATACCATTTACCAGATCATCGGTGGTATCCACTCCGCTATGGGTTACGCAGGTGCTGCAAACCTGAAGGAACTCTACGACAAGGCTACCTTCGTCCGTATCACTGGTGCAGGTCTCCGCGAATCTCATCCCCACGATGTGACCATCACCAAGGAAGCCCCGAACTACAGATCCGAAGGTTAA
- the pth gene encoding aminoacyl-tRNA hydrolase produces the protein MYLIVGLGNPGTQYSNTHHNAGFMAVEKLATSGDWKSEHKALTQKVVVGGQECLLAKPQTYMNLSGESVQALMTWYKIKPEQLLVFSDDINLDVGRIRCRANGSHGGQNGLRNIIEKIGDKFPRIRFGVGKCPPKFDLSNWVLAKFPPEDRPAFDEALEKVKPLVECYFKFGIEKCMERYNGK, from the coding sequence ATGTATCTGATTGTCGGTCTCGGAAATCCTGGAACTCAGTATTCTAACACCCACCACAATGCCGGTTTTATGGCTGTCGAAAAATTGGCTACTTCCGGTGACTGGAAATCTGAACACAAGGCACTGACCCAGAAGGTGGTTGTCGGTGGGCAGGAATGTCTGCTGGCCAAACCTCAGACCTATATGAATTTGTCTGGCGAGTCCGTTCAGGCTCTTATGACTTGGTATAAAATCAAGCCGGAACAGCTACTTGTTTTTAGTGATGATATTAATCTCGATGTGGGTCGCATCCGTTGCCGTGCCAACGGCAGTCATGGCGGTCAGAATGGCCTTCGTAATATCATCGAGAAAATTGGTGACAAGTTCCCCCGCATCCGCTTTGGTGTGGGTAAGTGCCCTCCCAAGTTTGACCTTTCCAACTGGGTCTTGGCGAAGTTCCCGCCCGAAGACCGCCCCGCTTTCGACGAGGCTCTCGAAAAAGTCAAACCTCTGGTGGAATGCTACTTCAAGTTCGGCATTGAAAAGTGCATGGAACGCTATAACGGCAAGTAA
- a CDS encoding TlpA disulfide reductase family protein — protein sequence MKLKKSLILALCIVSLAFAKFAPQPSANPSAKYAPDDEYVEEPDVPPSVRLKIPSAIADSLPWFAVREVSVANTPFTKMHLTKLAQNNDRVALVYFATWCIPCRVGVKNLAAADALLTQNKTEVVLVNIGETDEKAIARWVEKLGASRFKVVVDPFKRMTENFGITRSGEEMSLPKTLVVDSKVKPVKLIGKEGGDWPQVLWTK from the coding sequence GTGAAATTAAAAAAATCATTGATTTTAGCTTTGTGCATCGTGTCTTTGGCTTTTGCCAAGTTCGCTCCCCAGCCCTCTGCGAATCCCTCTGCCAAATATGCCCCAGACGATGAATATGTGGAAGAGCCTGATGTACCGCCATCGGTAAGGCTGAAGATTCCTTCGGCCATTGCAGATTCCTTGCCCTGGTTTGCTGTACGCGAAGTGAGTGTCGCCAATACTCCTTTTACCAAGATGCACCTGACTAAGCTCGCCCAGAATAACGACCGTGTGGCCCTGGTCTACTTTGCCACCTGGTGTATTCCCTGCCGCGTGGGAGTCAAAAATCTGGCCGCCGCCGATGCCCTGTTGACCCAGAACAAGACCGAAGTTGTTCTTGTGAATATCGGTGAAACTGATGAAAAGGCTATTGCACGTTGGGTCGAAAAGTTGGGTGCTAGTCGATTTAAGGTCGTTGTGGACCCCTTCAAACGTATGACCGAGAATTTCGGCATCACCCGTTCCGGTGAAGAGATGTCTTTGCCCAAGACTCTGGTGGTGGATTCCAAGGTCAAACCGGTGAAACTCATTGGCAAGGAAGGCGGCGACTGGCCCCAGGTCCTTTGGACAAAGTAA
- a CDS encoding 50S ribosomal protein L25, giving the protein MELTKLVATSRVQGKSADSKRLRKAGQIPAVYYGKGQEAVNVSVSAIDVRKVLAPGKRYTLLDLVIDGKEGNAAVVYNYQKDPLTQEIIHIDFLKIDETTKVKVRVPVKLNGLPVGVKTQGGTFAQQNRYIQLAAVPTKIPTLIEMDISNYPAPTTFYAKDLPLTEGVELACTPRVVIFNITAKRGAKTEEAQG; this is encoded by the coding sequence ATGGAACTCACTAAGCTCGTAGCAACCTCGAGAGTACAGGGCAAGAGCGCTGATAGCAAGCGTCTCCGCAAGGCCGGTCAGATTCCGGCTGTCTATTATGGTAAGGGTCAGGAAGCAGTGAATGTTAGCGTTAGCGCTATCGACGTTCGCAAGGTCCTCGCCCCGGGTAAGCGTTATACGCTTCTCGACCTCGTCATTGATGGCAAGGAAGGCAACGCCGCTGTAGTTTACAACTATCAGAAGGATCCTCTGACTCAGGAAATCATCCACATCGACTTCCTGAAGATCGACGAAACCACCAAGGTTAAGGTTCGCGTTCCCGTTAAGCTGAACGGCCTTCCGGTTGGTGTTAAGACCCAGGGTGGTACCTTTGCTCAGCAGAATCGCTACATCCAGCTGGCTGCTGTTCCCACCAAGATCCCCACTCTGATCGAAATGGATATCTCCAACTATCCGGCTCCCACTACCTTCTACGCCAAGGATCTTCCGCTGACTGAAGGTGTGGAACTGGCTTGCACTCCGCGCGTCGTGATTTTCAACATCACCGCTAAGCGTGGCGCAAAGACTGAAGAAGCTCAGGGCTAA
- the ispE gene encoding 4-(cytidine 5'-diphospho)-2-C-methyl-D-erythritol kinase codes for MREYAPSKINLFLDVIRKREDGYHDLGTIFQTVDAGDTLNAELRNDGEIVLTYNKPQEYPVQSDLVFRAAVALKAYAVEQAETSAKAAAESLGADLYLEKVMPLGAGLGGGSADAAAALRVLNRLWNLNYAAEVLEGIGAKLGADVPFLVRGGTAFAEGIGEKLTFINPLQLSEGEYLLICTPLDAVPTKDAYAGVAKSGPARWDSYKAEFQSAADDKTLVSRLSSFISFNAFEGSVFPLHPLVAEMKAEFSRLGAKTTLMSGSGASVFGVFASKELAETAAGAMKSISRYQKVTRFWVPTL; via the coding sequence ATGCGTGAATATGCTCCTTCAAAAATCAATTTGTTTCTGGATGTCATCCGCAAACGCGAAGATGGCTACCATGATCTAGGTACCATTTTTCAGACTGTCGATGCCGGCGATACATTGAACGCCGAACTTCGCAACGATGGCGAGATTGTCCTGACCTACAACAAACCCCAGGAATATCCGGTTCAGTCCGACTTGGTATTCAGGGCTGCCGTCGCTCTTAAAGCCTATGCGGTGGAACAGGCCGAAACCTCTGCAAAGGCTGCCGCAGAATCCCTGGGCGCCGACCTTTATCTAGAAAAGGTGATGCCCCTTGGGGCTGGCCTTGGCGGTGGTAGTGCCGATGCGGCTGCGGCCCTTCGTGTGCTGAATCGCCTGTGGAATCTGAACTATGCAGCCGAAGTTCTTGAAGGAATCGGTGCAAAACTTGGTGCCGATGTGCCTTTCCTGGTTCGGGGTGGAACCGCCTTTGCCGAAGGCATTGGTGAAAAGTTGACTTTTATCAACCCGCTGCAACTTTCCGAAGGGGAATACCTGTTGATCTGCACGCCCCTGGATGCTGTCCCTACCAAGGATGCTTACGCCGGGGTGGCAAAGTCTGGTCCGGCTCGTTGGGATTCTTACAAGGCCGAATTCCAGTCTGCCGCTGACGATAAGACTCTCGTCTCCCGTCTTTCCTCTTTCATCTCGTTCAACGCATTTGAAGGATCCGTGTTCCCTCTGCATCCCCTGGTTGCCGAAATGAAGGCTGAATTTAGCCGTCTGGGGGCCAAAACGACACTCATGTCTGGTTCCGGAGCCTCTGTTTTTGGCGTTTTTGCCTCAAAGGAACTGGCTGAAACCGCTGCGGGCGCCATGAAATCCATCTCTAGATATCAAAAAGTGACTCGCTTTTGGGTGCCGACCCTTTAA